From the Candidatus Cloacimonadota bacterium genome, one window contains:
- a CDS encoding ABC transporter permease — protein sequence MKKPIRNASITFLARKYLGGRSRLGVSRSHILTLCGIALGVMALITVSSVMNGFRADIRERIIGTLSEMRLSAPDGKSIAGYEQLEERISVAGYHAAGVVRCELLLKNGDQMAPALVFGIDAQKQRKLSPVLQHQASGTALHGIVAGSLDSAEFMERGIAIGSGLAGELGLYLGDELQIISPIFNIPTPFGLLPKVEVVEVMAIFSAGMPEYDQSYCFVPRAIAQGFNAYADEVDYIEIRSDDPTRSRMHLKKLQPLFPDYKLEDWSSFDASLYGAIRFEKYLMFIILLFMFIIASFNLTGSLLKTISFKKSELGLLKALGYKDKELRQLFLRQAFMLCTLGIIIGLILSSVLLIIQDRTALVKLDQAIVLPVQIQISDYLLVIAVSYLLTWLSILLPLSRLSKINAVELIRRNA from the coding sequence ATGAAGAAACCTATTCGTAATGCCAGCATCACCTTTTTAGCACGCAAATATCTGGGTGGAAGAAGCCGCCTGGGTGTGAGTCGCAGCCACATTCTTACTTTATGTGGTATCGCTCTGGGAGTGATGGCGCTGATAACCGTGAGTTCGGTGATGAATGGTTTTCGAGCAGACATTCGGGAGCGCATCATCGGCACCCTATCCGAAATGCGGCTTTCGGCACCTGATGGGAAGTCGATTGCGGGATATGAGCAACTTGAAGAACGCATTTCTGTAGCAGGTTATCATGCTGCGGGCGTGGTTCGCTGCGAATTGCTATTGAAGAACGGAGATCAGATGGCTCCGGCCCTGGTTTTTGGTATCGACGCTCAGAAGCAGCGGAAACTTAGCCCGGTTCTTCAGCATCAGGCATCCGGAACTGCGTTACACGGTATTGTGGCAGGAAGTCTTGATTCAGCGGAATTCATGGAGCGGGGAATAGCCATCGGTTCTGGATTGGCAGGTGAATTGGGCCTATATCTGGGTGATGAACTACAGATTATCTCTCCCATCTTCAATATCCCTACTCCCTTTGGACTATTGCCGAAGGTAGAAGTGGTGGAGGTGATGGCTATCTTCAGCGCTGGAATGCCGGAATATGATCAGAGCTATTGTTTTGTCCCACGGGCGATTGCGCAAGGATTTAATGCTTATGCAGACGAAGTGGATTACATAGAAATCCGCAGCGATGATCCCACCCGCAGCCGTATGCATCTGAAGAAGTTGCAGCCGCTGTTTCCGGATTATAAGCTTGAGGATTGGAGCAGTTTTGACGCTTCTTTATATGGTGCTATCCGCTTTGAGAAGTATCTGATGTTTATCATCTTACTTTTTATGTTTATTATAGCCAGTTTCAACTTAACCGGTTCTCTGCTGAAGACAATCAGTTTCAAAAAGAGCGAGCTGGGTCTGCTGAAAGCTTTGGGTTACAAGGACAAAGAACTAAGGCAGCTCTTTTTGCGGCAGGCGTTTATGCTCTGCACACTTGGCATTATTATCGGGCTGATCCTCAGCAGCGTGCTCTTGATCATCCAGGATCGGACTGCTCTGGTGAAATTGGATCAAGCGATTGTTTTGCCTGTCCAAATCCAGATAAGCGATTATCTTTTGGTGATAGCGGTGTCTTATCTGCTTACCTGGTTAAGTATCTTGCTGCCTTTATCCCGCTTAAGTAAAATCAACGCGGTGGAACTAATCCGTCGCAACGCATAA
- a CDS encoding lysine 5,6-aminomutase subunit alpha, with translation MLELKLDSGLVSRARTAAARITGSFSRLFDTHSSVTIERTVLRLLGIDGATEDDKPLPNVVVDALQNAGALNKGAAIWIANAMHHKAISAQRAAEFVASGELDLVGLPMAPAKDLYPILEDLSSKMLHHIASQRQAREGFFAKYGPRRVPAIYVIVATGNIYEDVTQAKAAAREGADIIAVIRSTAQSLLDYVPYGATTVGFGGTYATQENFRIMRKALDEVSEELGRYISLTNYASGLCMPEIAAMGAIERLDLMLNDAMYGILFRDINPKRTLLDQYFARMINAFAGIEIQTGEDNYLTTSDAVEKAYTVTASQLLNESFALLSGVKPEKMGLGHAHEIDPEFENSFSYELAHAMLTRELFPKAPVKYMPPTKFASGNIFKTHLMDAMFNFIGQLTGQGVQLLGMMTEAIHTPHLVDRSLAIENAQYLFKAVKDLGQHIQLSPDSFIIERANLVLRQATEFLEKVADEGLFNAMAAGDFAEIKRPENGGKGLDGVFERHEEYYNPFMDKMKKELGL, from the coding sequence ATGCTAGAACTCAAGTTAGATTCCGGTTTGGTTTCCCGTGCCCGCACTGCTGCGGCAAGGATAACGGGAAGCTTCAGCCGACTCTTTGACACTCATAGCTCTGTAACCATAGAGCGCACAGTGCTGCGTCTTTTGGGTATTGACGGCGCTACTGAAGACGACAAGCCTCTGCCCAATGTGGTAGTGGACGCCTTACAAAACGCCGGAGCGTTAAATAAGGGGGCGGCCATTTGGATAGCCAATGCCATGCATCATAAAGCAATCAGCGCTCAGCGGGCAGCAGAATTCGTGGCATCCGGGGAGCTCGACCTTGTCGGATTGCCCATGGCTCCAGCGAAAGACTTGTATCCCATTTTGGAGGATCTATCCTCAAAGATGCTGCATCATATCGCTTCGCAAAGGCAAGCCAGAGAAGGCTTCTTTGCCAAATATGGCCCCCGCCGCGTTCCTGCCATCTACGTGATCGTGGCCACCGGTAATATCTACGAGGATGTAACTCAAGCCAAAGCCGCTGCTCGTGAAGGTGCGGACATCATCGCCGTGATCCGCTCGACTGCGCAGTCGCTCCTGGACTATGTGCCTTATGGCGCCACTACAGTTGGTTTCGGCGGTACTTATGCCACTCAGGAGAACTTCCGCATCATGCGTAAGGCCTTGGATGAAGTATCTGAAGAACTGGGGCGCTATATAAGCTTGACCAACTACGCTTCCGGATTGTGTATGCCGGAAATTGCTGCCATGGGCGCCATCGAAAGGCTGGATCTAATGCTGAACGACGCCATGTACGGCATCCTCTTCCGTGATATCAATCCCAAACGCACTTTGCTGGATCAGTATTTTGCCCGCATGATCAATGCTTTTGCCGGCATCGAGATTCAAACTGGAGAAGACAACTATCTCACTACTTCCGACGCTGTGGAGAAAGCCTATACCGTTACTGCCTCTCAGCTTTTGAATGAAAGCTTTGCCTTGCTAAGCGGAGTTAAGCCGGAAAAGATGGGTTTGGGCCATGCCCACGAAATCGATCCGGAATTTGAGAACAGCTTTAGCTACGAGCTCGCGCATGCCATGCTAACTCGCGAACTATTCCCCAAAGCTCCTGTGAAATATATGCCGCCCACAAAGTTTGCCAGCGGCAACATCTTCAAGACCCATCTGATGGATGCCATGTTCAATTTCATTGGACAGCTTACGGGTCAGGGCGTGCAGCTTTTGGGCATGATGACCGAAGCCATCCACACTCCCCATCTGGTGGATCGCTCTCTGGCCATCGAAAACGCTCAATATCTCTTTAAAGCAGTAAAAGACTTGGGGCAACACATCCAATTGAGTCCGGATAGTTTTATAATAGAGCGTGCCAATCTGGTACTAAGACAGGCAACGGAATTCCTGGAAAAAGTGGCGGATGAAGGCCTCTTCAATGCCATGGCAGCAGGAGATTTTGCCGAAATCAAACGCCCCGAAAACGGCGGTAAAGGCCTGGATGGAGTGTTTGAACGCCACGAGGAATACTATAATCCCTTTATGGACAAAATGAAGAAGGAGCTGGGACTATGA
- a CDS encoding formate--tetrahydrofolate ligase encodes MLSDLEIGHLTKLKPIDEIAAKIGLSPQDLDHYGDYKAKLRYSALFAAENNPMGKLILVSAITPTPAGEGKTTVSIGLSQALNRIGKKSIVAIREPSLGPVFGMKGGAAGGGWSQVLPMEDINLHFTGDFHAITAANNTLAALVDNHIYFKNELQLDPRRITWKRVVDVNDRMLRKIVIGLGGSKQGFPREDGFDITPASEIMAILCLSNNLDELRERIGNITVGYSFSGEPVKVHQLGFEGAIAALLKDALKPNLVQTTENTPAFVHGGPFANIAQGANSILATKTAMRLSDYVVTEAGFGFDLGAEKFFDLVCKYGGFCTNAVVLVATVRALKIHGGMKVKELNEPNPKAVSDGLVNLAKHMENITKFGMKSIVAINRFSTDTDEELQIVKDFVLKSGSDASVVDYFTKGSEGGIELAEKVVDIVDKDVCKYHGLYEWDSPVEDKIFTIAKEIYGAEKVDYSTEAKNDLKRINKHGFDKLPICIAKTQKSLSDNPDLIGRPKDFLVTVREIIVASGAGFLIPITGEIMRMPGLPKDPSANTINVEHDGNIIGLF; translated from the coding sequence ATGTTATCTGATCTAGAAATAGGACACCTTACCAAACTGAAGCCCATCGACGAGATTGCGGCCAAAATTGGGCTCAGCCCCCAAGATCTCGATCACTATGGTGATTATAAAGCAAAGCTACGCTATTCCGCCTTATTTGCAGCCGAGAACAATCCCATGGGAAAACTCATACTGGTTTCCGCCATCACTCCCACACCTGCCGGAGAGGGGAAAACCACAGTTTCCATAGGTCTTTCGCAAGCTCTCAATCGCATCGGGAAAAAATCAATTGTAGCTATTCGCGAACCTTCCCTGGGTCCAGTATTCGGCATGAAGGGCGGTGCAGCGGGTGGAGGATGGTCTCAGGTGTTGCCGATGGAGGACATCAACCTTCATTTTACCGGTGATTTTCATGCCATCACTGCCGCAAACAACACTCTGGCAGCTTTGGTGGACAACCACATCTACTTCAAAAACGAATTGCAACTGGATCCGCGTCGCATCACCTGGAAGCGTGTAGTGGACGTGAATGACCGCATGCTGCGTAAAATAGTAATCGGTTTGGGTGGCAGCAAACAAGGTTTTCCGCGGGAGGATGGTTTTGACATCACTCCTGCCAGCGAGATCATGGCGATACTGTGCCTATCGAACAACCTGGATGAGTTAAGGGAACGCATCGGCAATATCACCGTGGGATATTCATTCTCCGGAGAACCGGTAAAGGTGCATCAATTGGGCTTTGAGGGTGCGATAGCCGCGCTTTTGAAAGATGCTTTGAAGCCAAATCTGGTGCAAACCACGGAAAACACTCCCGCCTTTGTGCATGGCGGTCCTTTTGCCAATATAGCTCAGGGCGCAAACAGTATTCTGGCCACCAAGACAGCCATGCGCTTGAGCGATTATGTGGTAACTGAAGCCGGTTTTGGATTTGATCTGGGTGCGGAAAAGTTCTTTGACCTGGTGTGCAAGTACGGTGGATTCTGCACAAACGCAGTGGTATTGGTTGCCACCGTGCGTGCGTTGAAGATACATGGCGGAATGAAAGTAAAAGAGCTGAATGAACCCAATCCCAAGGCGGTCTCGGATGGGTTGGTAAACTTGGCGAAACATATGGAAAACATCACCAAATTCGGTATGAAGTCGATTGTCGCCATCAACCGTTTCTCCACCGACACCGATGAAGAATTGCAGATCGTTAAGGATTTTGTGCTAAAATCGGGTTCTGATGCCAGCGTGGTAGACTATTTTACCAAAGGCAGCGAAGGCGGCATCGAACTGGCGGAAAAGGTTGTGGATATTGTAGATAAAGACGTGTGCAAGTATCATGGCCTATACGAATGGGACAGCCCTGTGGAGGATAAAATCTTCACAATCGCCAAAGAGATCTACGGAGCCGAAAAAGTTGATTATAGCACTGAAGCAAAGAATGACCTGAAAAGGATAAATAAACACGGTTTTGATAAATTGCCCATCTGCATCGCCAAGACCCAGAAATCCTTGTCGGACAATCCTGATCTGATCGGACGTCCCAAAGACTTTCTGGTTACTGTGCGCGAGATCATAGTGGCAAGCGGAGCAGGATTCTTGATACCCATCACCGGTGAGATCATGCGCATGCCGGGACTGCCCAAAGATCCCAGCGCAAACACCATCAACGTAGAACACGACGGCAATATCATCGGTTTGTTTTAG
- a CDS encoding SPFH/Band 7/PHB domain protein, producing MFSLYLVLAFALLVVVFIARGIIVVRQAEVVIIERLGKYYRTLPSGLHIVIPIFDKMRSIHWRYNKTDYRGNVYVAQRIENRIDLRETVYDFPRQNVITADNVSISINALLYFQITDPYKAVYEIGNLPEAIEKLTQTSLRNVIGELSLDLTFTSRDSINHKLRIILDEATDKWGVKVNRVELQEIQPPEEIRNAMEKQMRAERDKRAKILTADGEKEYQIRVAEGERQAKIARADGEAQSKLLVADAERKSILLVAEALKESGADPAQYQIALKYIEAFQKMVQQGDKTVVLPYESSALLGSVKTMEKLFNK from the coding sequence ATGTTTTCGCTTTATCTCGTATTGGCATTTGCTCTGTTAGTTGTCGTCTTTATTGCCCGGGGCATCATCGTGGTGCGCCAGGCCGAAGTGGTCATCATTGAACGTCTGGGTAAATACTATCGCACTCTACCAAGCGGTTTGCACATTGTAATACCGATCTTCGACAAAATGAGGTCAATTCATTGGCGCTACAACAAAACTGACTACCGGGGGAATGTCTATGTGGCTCAAAGAATAGAGAATCGAATCGACCTTCGCGAGACAGTGTATGACTTCCCGCGCCAAAATGTGATTACAGCCGACAACGTGTCCATAAGCATCAATGCTCTGCTCTATTTCCAGATCACGGATCCCTACAAAGCAGTGTATGAGATCGGCAACTTGCCCGAAGCGATCGAAAAGCTGACTCAGACCTCTCTGCGTAATGTAATTGGCGAATTGAGCCTGGATCTTACCTTTACCTCCAGGGATTCGATTAACCACAAACTGCGCATCATCTTGGACGAAGCAACCGATAAATGGGGCGTGAAAGTGAACCGCGTGGAACTGCAAGAGATACAACCACCCGAAGAAATCCGTAATGCCATGGAGAAACAGATGCGTGCAGAACGTGATAAGCGCGCTAAAATCCTTACTGCAGATGGAGAAAAAGAGTATCAGATCAGAGTGGCGGAAGGTGAACGGCAAGCCAAGATCGCTCGCGCAGATGGTGAAGCTCAATCCAAACTTCTGGTAGCAGATGCCGAGCGCAAATCCATCCTCTTGGTGGCGGAAGCTCTGAAAGAATCCGGAGCCGATCCCGCCCAATATCAGATCGCTCTTAAATACATTGAAGCATTTCAGAAGATGGTCCAGCAAGGAGACAAAACAGTGGTCTTGCCTTACGAATCCTCAGCTTTGCTGGGTTCGGTGAAGACCATGGAAAAGCTGTTCAATAAATAA
- the rseP gene encoding RIP metalloprotease RseP, producing the protein MLSLLLMLVALGLMITIHEMGHFLVARAFGVGIEKFSIGFGAPITQFRRNGTDYRIGWIPLGGYVKMRGDSSDQEEETDANVPEHERFDGKIWWQRALIVFAGPFANLILGMLLFMLAFSFPQKLEDLSPVISSADGVWAQHFVPGDSLVAVNDKPVGGFNRFLLEFASAEKPTITYHRDNKELQLTVANADKDSLMRSLIPRVTTVVGEVFSGLPAWRAGLKPMDKILMVDSVAVTDWYEMRKLIVNSPNNEVILRIARGEEEFERRIKPEENVAVGQERMIGISQYMPISESLRHNPVEAIRLGAASSVNFVLMNYQALFNLVKQPSQLKSSVGGPVMMASMSSEMGRRGAGSLILFFGSISLILMVMNLLPIPILDGGHILFAFIEGIVGKPLPLKVQSFLQRIGFAILITLMIYAFYSDISKLFLRFIYTR; encoded by the coding sequence ATGCTGTCGCTCTTGTTGATGCTGGTCGCCCTGGGACTGATGATCACCATTCACGAAATGGGACACTTTTTGGTGGCCAGGGCATTCGGAGTGGGCATTGAGAAGTTCTCCATAGGTTTTGGAGCACCCATCACGCAGTTCCGGAGGAACGGCACCGATTACCGCATTGGCTGGATTCCTCTGGGGGGCTATGTGAAGATGAGAGGCGACAGCAGCGATCAGGAGGAAGAAACTGACGCAAACGTGCCCGAGCATGAACGCTTTGACGGTAAGATATGGTGGCAGCGGGCATTGATAGTATTTGCCGGTCCCTTTGCCAATCTGATATTGGGTATGTTACTCTTTATGCTGGCATTCAGCTTTCCCCAAAAGCTGGAAGACCTTTCTCCAGTGATTTCTTCTGCAGATGGAGTGTGGGCACAGCATTTTGTTCCCGGCGATTCACTAGTGGCTGTGAACGACAAGCCGGTGGGGGGATTCAACCGCTTCCTGCTGGAATTTGCCTCTGCCGAAAAGCCCACCATCACCTATCACAGAGATAATAAGGAACTGCAACTAACTGTAGCCAACGCCGATAAGGATTCTCTGATGCGCAGCTTGATCCCCAGGGTAACTACGGTAGTCGGCGAGGTATTTTCCGGGCTTCCCGCCTGGCGCGCCGGGCTGAAACCTATGGACAAGATCCTGATGGTGGATAGCGTAGCCGTAACAGATTGGTATGAAATGCGAAAGCTGATTGTGAACTCCCCCAATAACGAGGTGATCTTGCGGATTGCCAGAGGAGAAGAGGAGTTTGAGCGCAGAATCAAACCGGAAGAAAACGTCGCAGTGGGTCAAGAACGGATGATCGGCATCAGCCAATACATGCCCATCAGCGAAAGTCTGCGTCACAACCCGGTGGAAGCCATCAGGCTGGGTGCTGCATCCAGCGTGAATTTCGTATTGATGAATTATCAGGCACTATTCAATCTGGTAAAACAACCCTCGCAATTGAAATCCAGTGTGGGCGGTCCTGTGATGATGGCATCGATGAGCTCGGAGATGGGCAGACGCGGCGCAGGCAGCCTGATCCTTTTCTTTGGTTCCATCAGTTTAATCCTGATGGTGATGAACCTGTTGCCCATCCCCATTCTGGATGGCGGACACATCCTTTTTGCCTTTATAGAGGGCATAGTGGGCAAGCCTCTGCCTTTAAAAGTACAATCCTTTCTGCAACGCATCGGTTTTGCCATCCTGATCACTCTGATGATCTATGCGTTCTACTCCGATATTTCGAAGCTCTTCCTGCGCTTCATATACACGAGGTAG
- a CDS encoding ferritin family protein, which translates to MHRKEAYRIAVEAEIRSQNLYKALAKSFKHKETKDFFAQLLLYEEIHEQKVRELYAREYPGKPLQLMQDLNMELQGVKLEDPKQVLEFAMSREELAQNIYLKLAEQSEDESTKALLKQFAAEELHHKELLFAELEKLHGILQWFDPSELNGLMEY; encoded by the coding sequence ATGCACAGAAAAGAAGCTTATCGCATTGCTGTGGAAGCGGAAATCCGCTCTCAAAACTTGTATAAGGCTTTGGCAAAGAGTTTCAAGCACAAAGAAACTAAGGATTTCTTTGCGCAATTACTTTTGTATGAAGAGATTCATGAACAAAAGGTTCGGGAGCTGTACGCCAGAGAATATCCTGGAAAACCTCTGCAACTGATGCAAGACCTGAACATGGAACTTCAGGGTGTGAAGCTGGAAGATCCTAAGCAGGTGCTGGAGTTTGCAATGTCACGCGAAGAACTGGCGCAAAACATCTATTTGAAACTGGCCGAACAAAGTGAGGACGAGAGTACCAAAGCGCTGCTGAAGCAGTTTGCTGCCGAAGAATTGCACCACAAAGAACTGCTATTTGCCGAATTGGAAAAGCTGCATGGCATCCTGCAATGGTTCGATCCGTCTGAATTGAACGGTTTGATGGAATACTAG
- the tgt gene encoding tRNA guanosine(34) transglycosylase Tgt, producing the protein MPFSFKLQATSGKARAGKINTNHGEILTPVFMPVGTLGTVKAMSPKELMDADAQIILGNTYHLYMRPGHELIRKAGGLHKFINWPLPMLTDSGGFQVMSLAALRKITKDGVKFRSHIDGSLHYFTPEYVMEIQEALGADIIMSFDECPPYPATREYVEKSLKTTLHWAERGLKAFTNQKNQALFGIVQGGIYEDLREKSARTLMEMDFPGYSIGGLAVGEKKLDMFRITEFLNDILPQNKPRYLMGVGTPSDLLNNIARGVDMFDCVMPTRNARKGSIFTRYGKMIIKAARYKEDFGPIDPQCTCYACTHFSRAYIRHLISMNEILGMRLATIHSLHFYQELMNMARGAILENRFQEFLDAMLPVLDNIVD; encoded by the coding sequence ATGCCGTTCAGCTTTAAATTACAAGCCACCAGCGGTAAAGCCCGCGCCGGAAAGATAAACACCAATCATGGTGAGATACTCACTCCCGTTTTTATGCCCGTCGGCACTTTGGGCACAGTGAAGGCCATGAGTCCCAAAGAGCTGATGGATGCGGATGCACAGATAATATTGGGCAATACCTATCACCTGTATATGCGCCCCGGTCACGAACTCATCCGCAAAGCAGGCGGTCTGCATAAATTCATCAATTGGCCCCTCCCTATGCTGACCGATAGCGGCGGCTTCCAGGTGATGAGTCTGGCTGCACTGCGCAAGATCACCAAAGACGGAGTGAAGTTCCGCTCGCACATCGATGGTTCGCTGCATTACTTTACACCGGAATATGTGATGGAGATTCAGGAAGCACTGGGTGCTGACATCATTATGAGTTTTGACGAATGCCCGCCTTATCCCGCCACCCGGGAGTATGTGGAGAAATCTCTGAAAACTACCCTACACTGGGCAGAACGCGGACTGAAAGCATTCACAAACCAGAAGAACCAGGCTCTCTTCGGCATAGTGCAAGGAGGCATCTACGAAGACTTGAGGGAGAAATCCGCTCGTACCCTGATGGAAATGGACTTTCCCGGATATTCCATCGGAGGTCTAGCCGTAGGCGAGAAAAAGCTGGATATGTTCAGAATCACCGAGTTTTTAAACGACATCCTTCCCCAAAATAAACCCCGCTATCTGATGGGAGTGGGAACTCCCAGCGACTTGCTGAACAACATAGCCCGCGGAGTAGATATGTTCGATTGTGTGATGCCCACTCGCAATGCCCGCAAGGGATCGATTTTCACCAGATATGGCAAGATGATCATCAAGGCGGCGCGTTATAAAGAGGATTTTGGTCCCATCGATCCACAGTGCACCTGCTATGCCTGCACACACTTCAGTCGAGCTTACATCCGCCATCTGATCTCCATGAACGAGATCCTGGGTATGCGGCTGGCTACAATACACAGCTTGCATTTCTATCAGGAACTGATGAATATGGCGCGCGGAGCAATCCTGGAAAATCGCTTTCAGGAGTTTCTGGATGCGATGCTGCCGGTTTTGGACAATATCGTGGATTAA
- a CDS encoding SH3 domain-containing protein produces the protein MRSFGLYASFICLIIWSSILSAVEAPRYLALSENPPLVSPDLRRPGFWISRHPAPDSLLMNPDMIAAFNRRILRKGDVGQITQSSAIIGGSLLKRHINDCYNMAKGHGNFRQDGSATDTQFWQTMREATNLKAIRNVNNCRFAFPMRYTNQRLLPFADILTEEALDLEFDYLQNSGFDIAEPLVIYHESADGNWVFGASRATSGWFLKADLAFVERNEWLAYQQARDFVVNIQDKSDLYLDEARTKYFGLIRMGSRLPVIAEKDAVFEVKLPDSRSAYIAKSAVHRGFADFTARNVYEFAFSTLNAPYGWGDLNAEYDCSGFIKQLFLCFGIYLPRNGTAQYNACHNLHQFSNGESSAEREEIIAELALPAQTLLRMQGHIMLYLGSFDGRNYALHSLWGIRRPGTNEEDEIITTAKTVVSDLSLGEGSKRKSLLLRLSGFGAIKDGK, from the coding sequence ATGCGCAGTTTTGGGCTGTATGCGAGCTTTATTTGTTTGATTATTTGGAGCTCTATTCTTTCTGCAGTGGAAGCTCCGCGATATCTGGCACTATCAGAAAATCCCCCCTTGGTATCTCCCGATCTGCGCCGTCCGGGTTTCTGGATTTCCCGTCATCCGGCACCGGATAGTCTATTGATGAATCCAGATATGATCGCCGCTTTCAACCGTCGTATACTGCGAAAGGGCGATGTGGGGCAGATCACTCAAAGCTCTGCTATCATCGGTGGATCGCTTTTGAAACGCCATATCAACGATTGCTACAACATGGCCAAAGGACACGGTAATTTCCGGCAGGATGGCAGCGCTACCGACACACAATTCTGGCAGACAATGCGGGAAGCCACCAATTTAAAAGCGATCAGGAATGTAAATAACTGCCGCTTTGCCTTCCCTATGCGCTACACAAATCAGCGTTTGCTGCCCTTTGCGGATATTCTGACCGAAGAAGCCCTGGATCTGGAATTTGACTATCTGCAAAACAGCGGTTTCGACATCGCAGAGCCACTGGTGATCTATCATGAATCAGCAGATGGGAACTGGGTATTTGGCGCCAGCAGAGCCACTTCCGGGTGGTTTTTGAAAGCCGATCTCGCGTTTGTGGAGCGCAATGAATGGCTGGCATATCAACAAGCCAGGGACTTCGTGGTAAACATCCAGGACAAGAGTGACCTCTATCTGGATGAAGCCAGAACCAAGTATTTCGGACTCATCCGAATGGGGAGCAGACTGCCAGTTATTGCTGAGAAAGATGCAGTATTCGAAGTGAAACTACCGGATTCCAGAAGCGCATACATCGCCAAGTCCGCTGTTCATCGCGGTTTTGCAGATTTCACTGCCCGAAATGTGTATGAATTTGCCTTTTCCACTCTGAATGCCCCTTATGGCTGGGGAGATCTGAATGCAGAATATGACTGTTCCGGATTCATCAAACAGCTATTCCTGTGCTTCGGAATATACCTGCCGCGCAATGGTACGGCACAATACAACGCCTGCCACAATCTGCATCAATTCTCCAACGGTGAATCCAGCGCCGAGAGAGAAGAGATCATTGCGGAACTGGCTTTGCCGGCGCAGACACTACTGCGCATGCAGGGACATATCATGCTCTATCTGGGTTCGTTTGATGGCCGCAACTATGCACTACACTCACTGTGGGGCATCAGAAGACCGGGCACAAATGAAGAGGACGAAATAATCACGACTGCCAAAACAGTAGTAAGCGATCTGTCTTTGGGAGAAGGCAGTAAGCGCAAATCACTTCTGCTCCGCCTTAGCGGTTTCGGAGCCATTAAAGATGGGAAATAA
- a CDS encoding OAM dimerization domain-containing protein: MTHIVKPYGDTLNDGKIQLSFALPVKNDVSGKEAARILILSMGFDEAEITSMRDLGEGFTHFIAYAATSVGVDTSKIKVKVVETPVMDMDATDQYVAEHLGRTITVVGACIESDAHTVGIDAIMNMKGYNHRFGLERYQCFNAVNMGAQVPSELLLAKARELNADAILVSQVVTQKNIHIKNLTRLIELAEAEGLRDKILFICGGPRISHELAIELGYDAGFGTGSYATDVASYIAITLSNKQA, encoded by the coding sequence ATGACACACATCGTGAAACCCTATGGCGACACACTTAACGACGGCAAGATCCAGCTATCCTTTGCCTTGCCGGTGAAAAACGACGTAAGCGGCAAGGAAGCAGCACGTATATTGATCTTATCCATGGGCTTTGATGAAGCTGAAATAACCAGTATGCGGGATCTCGGTGAAGGTTTTACTCATTTCATCGCCTATGCCGCAACATCCGTGGGAGTGGACACATCCAAGATCAAAGTGAAAGTGGTGGAAACTCCTGTGATGGATATGGATGCCACCGATCAATACGTGGCAGAGCATCTGGGCAGAACCATCACCGTGGTAGGAGCATGCATCGAAAGCGACGCCCATACCGTGGGCATCGACGCAATAATGAACATGAAGGGCTACAACCATCGCTTCGGTTTGGAGCGTTATCAGTGCTTCAACGCTGTAAATATGGGCGCTCAGGTACCATCAGAATTGCTCCTGGCAAAAGCACGTGAGCTAAATGCGGATGCCATCCTGGTTTCACAGGTCGTTACTCAGAAAAACATCCACATCAAAAACCTGACCCGCCTGATCGAATTGGCGGAAGCTGAAGGGCTGCGCGACAAGATTCTTTTCATTTGCGGAGGTCCGCGGATATCTCACGAATTGGCAATTGAACTGGGCTATGATGCCGGTTTTGGCACTGGGAGCTATGCCACGGACGTCGCTTCCTACATCGCCATCACACTCAGTAATAAGCAGGCCTGA